The Pseudomonas kermanshahensis genome includes a window with the following:
- the ispG gene encoding flavodoxin-dependent (E)-4-hydroxy-3-methylbut-2-enyl-diphosphate synthase gives MHGESPIKRRESRKIWVGNVPVGGDAPIAVQSMTNTDTNDVDATVGQIQRLVDAGVDIVRVSVPDMDAAEAFGRIKQRVSVPLVADIHFDYKIALRVAELGVDCLRINPGNIGREDRVRAVVDAARDRGIPIRIGVNAGSLEKDLQKKYGEPTPAALVESALRHVEHLDRLDFQDFKVSVKASDVFMAVEAYRLLAKQIIQPLHLGITEAGGLRSGTVKSAVGLGMLLAEGIGDTIRISLAADPVEEVKVGYDILKSLHLRSRGINFIACPSCSRQNFDVVKTMNELEGRLEDLLVPLDVAVIGCVVNGPGEAKEAHVGLTGGTPNLIYIDGKPAQKLTNDNLVDELEKLIRQKAAEKVEADAALIARG, from the coding sequence ATGCACGGCGAATCTCCGATCAAACGTCGCGAATCCCGCAAAATCTGGGTCGGCAATGTGCCGGTGGGTGGTGATGCGCCCATCGCGGTACAAAGCATGACCAACACCGACACCAACGATGTCGATGCCACCGTCGGGCAGATCCAGCGCCTGGTGGATGCCGGTGTCGACATCGTGCGTGTCTCGGTGCCAGACATGGACGCCGCCGAGGCGTTCGGCCGCATCAAGCAACGGGTCAGCGTGCCGCTGGTTGCCGACATTCACTTCGACTACAAGATCGCCTTGCGTGTGGCCGAGCTGGGCGTCGACTGCCTGCGCATCAACCCGGGCAACATCGGCCGTGAAGACCGTGTGCGTGCCGTGGTCGATGCGGCCCGCGACCGCGGTATCCCGATCCGTATCGGCGTCAACGCAGGCTCCCTGGAAAAGGACCTGCAGAAGAAGTACGGCGAACCGACCCCAGCCGCGCTGGTCGAGTCGGCGCTGCGCCATGTCGAGCACCTGGACCGCCTGGACTTCCAGGACTTCAAAGTCAGCGTCAAGGCCTCCGACGTGTTCATGGCCGTCGAAGCCTACCGCCTGTTGGCCAAGCAGATCATCCAGCCCCTGCACCTGGGCATCACCGAAGCCGGTGGCCTGCGCTCGGGGACAGTGAAATCCGCCGTCGGCCTCGGTATGCTGCTGGCCGAAGGCATCGGCGATACCATTCGTATCTCGCTGGCTGCTGACCCGGTCGAGGAAGTGAAAGTCGGTTACGACATCCTCAAGTCGCTGCACCTGCGTTCGCGTGGCATCAACTTCATCGCCTGCCCAAGCTGCTCGCGGCAGAACTTCGATGTGGTCAAGACCATGAACGAGCTGGAAGGGCGCCTGGAAGACCTGTTGGTGCCGCTGGACGTCGCGGTGATCGGTTGCGTGGTCAACGGCCCCGGCGAAGCCAAGGAAGCCCACGTAGGGCTGACCGGCGGCACGCCGAACCTGATCTACATCGACGGCAAGCCGGCGCAGAAGCTGACCAATGACAACCTGGTCGATGAGCTCGAAAAGCTCATCCGCCAGAAAGCGGCCGAAAAGGTCGAAGCCGACGCGGCGCTGATCGCCCGTGGCTGA
- the hisS gene encoding histidine--tRNA ligase, with protein MSKSLQAIRGMNDILPEQSPLWRYFEGTVAGLLDTYGYSQIRTPIVEFTELFKRSIGEVTDIVEKEMYTFEDRNGDSLTLRPEGTAACVRAVLEHGITGNGQVQKLWYIGQMFRHERPQKGRYRQFHQIGVEVFNLDGPDIDAELIMLTWRLWGLLGIQDAVKLELNSLGTSEARARYRDALVEFLSARLEQLDEDSQRRLKSNPLRILDSKDQNTQAVLVGAPKLEDYLDEESRVHFEGLKARLEAAGIPFVINTKLVRGLDYYSKTVFEWVTDKLGAQGTVCAGGRYDGLVEQMGGKPTTGVGFAMGIERLILLLETLGKVPESISRQVDVYLCAFGEQAELAGLRLSERLRDRLPGLRLVVNAGGGSFKSQFKKADKSGALFALILGDDELAQQAIGFKPLRGQGEQQNIAWDALAEHLETAVAQA; from the coding sequence GTGAGCAAATCGCTGCAAGCCATCCGTGGCATGAACGACATCCTGCCTGAACAGTCGCCACTGTGGCGCTACTTCGAAGGCACCGTGGCCGGCCTGCTGGACACCTACGGGTACAGCCAGATCCGCACACCGATCGTCGAGTTCACCGAGCTGTTCAAGCGCTCCATCGGTGAAGTGACCGACATCGTCGAAAAAGAGATGTACACCTTCGAGGACCGCAACGGCGATTCGCTCACCTTGCGCCCCGAAGGCACCGCCGCCTGTGTGCGTGCCGTGCTTGAACATGGCATCACCGGCAACGGCCAGGTGCAGAAACTTTGGTACATCGGCCAGATGTTCCGCCACGAGCGCCCGCAAAAAGGCCGCTACCGCCAGTTCCACCAGATCGGCGTGGAAGTGTTCAACCTTGACGGGCCGGACATCGACGCCGAACTGATCATGCTGACCTGGCGCCTGTGGGGCCTGCTGGGCATCCAGGACGCCGTTAAGCTCGAGCTCAACAGCCTGGGTACCAGCGAAGCCCGTGCCCGCTACCGTGATGCGCTGGTCGAGTTCCTCTCGGCACGCCTCGAGCAGCTGGACGAAGACAGCCAGCGTCGCCTGAAGAGCAACCCGCTGCGCATCCTCGACAGCAAGGACCAGAACACCCAGGCGGTGCTGGTTGGCGCGCCGAAGCTCGAAGATTACCTGGACGAAGAATCCCGCGTGCACTTCGAGGGCCTCAAGGCCCGTCTGGAGGCTGCCGGTATCCCGTTCGTGATCAACACCAAGCTGGTGCGTGGCCTGGACTACTACAGCAAGACCGTGTTCGAGTGGGTCACCGACAAGCTCGGCGCCCAGGGCACTGTCTGCGCCGGTGGCCGCTACGACGGCCTGGTCGAGCAGATGGGCGGCAAGCCGACCACCGGCGTTGGTTTCGCCATGGGTATCGAGCGCTTGATTCTGCTGCTGGAGACCCTGGGTAAGGTACCCGAGTCGATCAGCCGTCAGGTCGACGTCTACCTCTGCGCCTTCGGCGAACAGGCCGAGCTGGCTGGCCTGCGCTTGTCCGAACGCCTGCGTGATCGTCTGCCGGGCCTGCGCCTGGTGGTCAACGCCGGGGGTGGCAGCTTCAAGAGCCAGTTCAAGAAAGCCGACAAGAGCGGCGCGCTGTTCGCCCTGATTCTTGGCGACGACGAGCTGGCCCAGCAAGCGATCGGCTTCAAGCCCCTGCGTGGTCAGGGCGAACAACAGAACATTGCCTGGGATGCTCTGGCTGAGCACCTGGAAACCGCGGTCGCACAGGCGTAA
- a CDS encoding tetratricopeptide repeat protein — protein MSSTDDDDLAGVKDWWNRNGKPLLTGALLAGVVVLGWNTWHKYQNNQSQGASQLYQALLETSLTPSGQPDATKVAELAGKLKSEFGGTAYAQYGSLFVAKVAVESGKLDDAAAELKAVLDKPADATLGEISRQRLARVLAAQDKAEEALKLLDGDADKAFLASREELKGDLLVQLGRADDAHSAYEKAKASLSDEAAVGGLQLKLDDLAKGDA, from the coding sequence GTGTCGAGTACCGATGATGATGACCTGGCAGGGGTCAAGGACTGGTGGAACCGCAACGGCAAGCCGCTGCTGACGGGCGCGTTGCTGGCCGGTGTGGTGGTACTGGGCTGGAATACCTGGCACAAGTACCAGAACAACCAGTCGCAAGGTGCCTCGCAGCTGTACCAGGCTTTGCTTGAAACCAGCCTGACGCCGAGTGGCCAGCCTGACGCAACCAAGGTCGCGGAACTGGCCGGCAAGCTCAAGAGCGAGTTCGGTGGTACCGCCTACGCCCAGTACGGCAGCCTGTTCGTGGCCAAGGTCGCGGTCGAGAGCGGCAAGCTCGACGACGCTGCTGCCGAGCTCAAAGCTGTGTTGGACAAGCCAGCCGATGCCACCCTGGGCGAGATTTCGCGCCAGCGCCTGGCCCGTGTACTGGCTGCCCAGGACAAGGCCGAAGAGGCACTCAAGCTGCTCGACGGCGATGCCGACAAGGCGTTCCTGGCCAGCCGCGAAGAATTGAAGGGTGACCTGCTGGTGCAGCTGGGTCGCGCCGACGATGCTCACAGCGCTTATGAGAAAGCCAAGGCCTCGCTGTCGGATGAAGCAGCGGTCGGTGGCCTGCAACTGAAGCTGGATGACTTGGCCAAAGGGGACGCGTGA
- the bamB gene encoding outer membrane protein assembly factor BamB, whose translation MIGWKQAAVLTLAVLAAGCSSNSKKELPPAELTKFTEEVVLKKQWSRSIGDGQGETYNTLVPAIENDRIYASDVNGEVFALDRITGDVVWKKDLDLQVSGAVGVGYGLVMLGTLKGEVIALDSSTGEERWRSRVTSEVLAPPANNGDVVVVQTQDDRLIGLDAATGDRRWIYENTPAVLTLRGTGAPIATNRLAVAGLSTGKVIAVDINNGVPVWESRVAIPQGRSELDRVVDIDGGLLLSGGTLYVSTYQGRVAGLDLESGRVLWQRDASSYVGVAQGYGNVYVSEASGTVESVDERSSSALWTNDSMARRQLSAPEVFSSYVAVGDFEGYLHLLSQVDGRFVGRERIDSDGLRARPLVVGDTIYVFGNSGKLEALTVR comes from the coding sequence GTGATCGGTTGGAAACAAGCAGCAGTGCTGACCCTGGCCGTACTGGCCGCGGGTTGCAGCAGCAACAGCAAGAAGGAACTGCCCCCGGCCGAGCTGACCAAGTTCACCGAGGAAGTGGTACTGAAAAAGCAGTGGAGCCGCTCGATCGGTGACGGCCAGGGCGAGACGTACAACACCCTGGTACCGGCCATCGAAAACGACCGTATCTACGCCTCCGACGTCAACGGCGAAGTCTTCGCCCTCGACCGTATCACCGGCGACGTGGTGTGGAAAAAAGACCTGGACCTGCAAGTGTCGGGCGCTGTCGGCGTGGGTTACGGGCTGGTCATGCTCGGCACCCTCAAAGGCGAGGTCATCGCGCTGGACTCCAGCACCGGTGAAGAGCGCTGGCGTTCGCGCGTGACCAGTGAAGTGCTGGCACCGCCCGCCAACAACGGCGACGTGGTGGTGGTGCAGACCCAGGACGACCGCCTGATCGGCCTCGATGCCGCGACCGGCGACCGCCGCTGGATCTACGAAAACACCCCGGCCGTACTGACCCTGCGCGGCACCGGTGCACCGATCGCGACCAACCGCCTGGCGGTTGCCGGCCTGTCCACCGGTAAAGTGATCGCGGTGGATATCAACAACGGCGTGCCAGTGTGGGAGAGCCGTGTGGCCATCCCGCAGGGGCGTTCCGAGTTGGACCGCGTGGTAGATATCGACGGCGGCTTGCTGCTGTCCGGTGGTACTCTGTACGTCAGCACCTACCAGGGCCGCGTAGCGGGCCTGGACCTGGAAAGCGGCCGCGTGCTGTGGCAGCGTGATGCGTCCAGCTATGTGGGTGTCGCCCAGGGTTACGGTAACGTCTATGTCAGCGAAGCCTCGGGTACCGTTGAAAGCGTCGACGAGCGCTCTTCCAGCGCCCTGTGGACCAACGATTCCATGGCTCGCCGTCAGCTGTCGGCACCGGAAGTGTTCTCCAGCTACGTGGCTGTCGGGGACTTCGAGGGTTACCTGCACCTGCTCAGCCAGGTCGATGGTCGCTTCGTCGGCCGTGAACGAATCGACAGCGATGGCCTGCGCGCCCGGCCCCTGGTGGTCGGCGACACCATCTACGTCTTCGGCAACAGCGGCAAGCTCGAGGCACTGACCGTCCGCTGA
- the der gene encoding ribosome biogenesis GTPase Der, with amino-acid sequence MVPVIALVGRPNVGKSTMFNRLTKTRDAIVGDLSGLTRDRQYGDASWQGRSFILIDTGGITGDEVGMDEKMAEQSLMAIEEADYVLFLVDARAGMTAADQMIAEHLRKRNKSAILVANKIDNIDPDVARAEFSPMGMGNAIPVAGSQGRGINALMEAVLGHLPRDAEDEALDQDVAEGEEAARIPGPSEKDGIKIAIIGRPNVGKSTLVNRMLGEERVVVYDEPGTTRDSIYIPFERDGDKYTFIDTAGVRKRGKIHEEVEKFSVVKTLQAIKDANVVIFVMDAREGVVDHDLNLLGFALEAGRAIVIALNKWDGMEPGERAYVKTELERRLFFVDFADIHFISALHGTGVGNLYKSVQAAFTSAVTRWPTSRLTQILEDAVSEHQPPLVNGRRIKLRYAHLGGANPPLIVIHGNQTESIPKSYSRYLENTYRRVLKLVGTPIRIEYKGGENPYEGKKNTLTDRQVNKKRRLMSHHKKAEKKRRDKR; translated from the coding sequence ATGGTTCCCGTAATCGCCCTGGTGGGACGGCCGAACGTCGGCAAATCCACCATGTTCAACCGCCTGACCAAGACCCGCGATGCCATCGTCGGTGACCTGTCGGGCCTGACCCGTGACCGCCAGTATGGTGATGCCTCCTGGCAGGGTCGTTCTTTCATCCTGATCGACACCGGCGGTATCACCGGTGACGAAGTGGGCATGGACGAGAAAATGGCCGAGCAGTCGCTCATGGCCATCGAAGAAGCCGACTATGTGCTGTTCCTGGTCGATGCCCGTGCGGGCATGACCGCAGCCGACCAGATGATTGCCGAGCACCTGCGCAAGCGCAACAAGTCGGCGATTCTGGTTGCCAACAAGATCGACAACATCGACCCCGACGTTGCGCGTGCCGAGTTCTCGCCGATGGGCATGGGCAACGCCATTCCGGTGGCGGGCTCCCAGGGCCGTGGTATCAACGCCCTGATGGAAGCCGTGCTCGGCCACCTGCCGCGTGATGCCGAGGACGAAGCCCTCGACCAGGACGTCGCCGAAGGCGAGGAAGCCGCGCGCATTCCTGGCCCAAGCGAAAAAGATGGCATCAAGATCGCCATCATCGGCCGCCCGAACGTCGGCAAGTCGACCTTGGTCAACCGCATGCTCGGCGAAGAGCGCGTGGTGGTCTACGACGAGCCGGGCACCACCCGAGACAGTATCTACATCCCGTTCGAGCGCGATGGCGACAAGTACACCTTCATCGACACCGCCGGGGTGCGCAAGCGCGGCAAGATCCACGAGGAAGTCGAGAAGTTCTCGGTGGTCAAGACACTGCAGGCGATCAAAGACGCCAACGTGGTCATCTTCGTCATGGATGCCCGCGAAGGTGTGGTTGACCACGACCTGAACCTGCTGGGCTTTGCCCTCGAAGCCGGCCGCGCCATCGTCATCGCCCTGAACAAATGGGATGGCATGGAGCCGGGTGAGCGCGCCTACGTGAAGACCGAGCTGGAACGCCGGCTGTTCTTCGTCGATTTCGCCGACATCCACTTCATTTCCGCGCTGCACGGCACGGGCGTGGGCAACCTGTACAAGTCGGTACAGGCCGCGTTCACGTCGGCGGTCACCCGTTGGCCAACCAGCCGCCTGACGCAAATCCTCGAAGACGCGGTCAGCGAGCACCAGCCGCCGTTGGTCAATGGCCGCCGCATCAAGCTGCGTTATGCCCACCTGGGCGGTGCCAACCCGCCGCTGATCGTGATCCACGGCAACCAGACCGAGAGCATTCCCAAGTCGTACTCGCGTTACCTGGAAAACACCTACCGCCGCGTGCTGAAACTGGTCGGTACGCCGATCCGCATCGAGTACAAGGGCGGTGAGAACCCGTACGAGGGCAAGAAAAACACCCTCACCGATCGCCAGGTCAACAAGAAGCGCCGCTTGATGTCGCACCACAAGAAGGCCGAGAAGAAGCGCCGCGATAAGCGCTGA
- a CDS encoding pyridoxal phosphate-dependent aminotransferase has protein sequence MIRSKLPNVGTTIFTTMSQLAVQTGALNLSQGFPDFNGPQALLDAVGRHVAAGHNQYAPMTGLPALRQQVAAKVARLYGAQVDADHEVTITPGATEAIFCAIQAVIQAGDEVIVFDPCYDSYEPSVELAGGRCVHVQLSDGDFRIDWQRFSDALSPRTRMVILNSPHNPSGALITREDLDQLAQLIADRDIYLVSDEVYEHLVYDGVRHASVLAHAELYSRAFVVSSFGKTYHVTGWKTGYVIAPPALSAELRKVHQYVNFCGVTPLQCALADFMAEHPEHLDELPGFYQAKRDLFCDLLEGSRFSFRRTAGTYFQLVDYSQIRPDLNDVEMSLWLTREHGVATIPVSVFYQQPIPEQRLVRLCFAKREETLRQAAEKLCAI, from the coding sequence ATGATCCGCAGCAAACTGCCGAATGTCGGCACGACCATCTTCACCACCATGTCCCAGCTCGCCGTACAGACCGGTGCGCTCAACCTTTCCCAAGGCTTCCCCGACTTCAACGGCCCGCAGGCGTTGCTCGATGCAGTGGGCCGGCATGTGGCCGCCGGGCATAACCAGTACGCGCCAATGACTGGCCTGCCGGCCCTGCGCCAGCAGGTAGCGGCCAAGGTCGCACGGTTGTATGGCGCACAGGTGGATGCCGATCACGAAGTGACCATCACCCCAGGTGCCACCGAGGCAATCTTTTGCGCCATTCAGGCGGTGATCCAGGCCGGTGACGAAGTCATCGTCTTCGACCCGTGCTATGACAGCTACGAGCCGTCGGTGGAGCTGGCCGGTGGCCGTTGTGTGCATGTGCAACTGAGCGACGGCGACTTCCGCATCGACTGGCAGCGGTTCAGCGATGCCCTCAGCCCGCGTACCCGCATGGTCATTCTCAACTCGCCGCACAACCCCAGCGGCGCACTGATCACCCGTGAAGACCTGGACCAGCTGGCGCAGCTAATCGCTGATCGCGATATCTACCTAGTCAGCGACGAAGTCTACGAGCACCTGGTGTATGACGGCGTACGCCACGCCAGCGTGCTGGCCCATGCCGAGCTCTATAGCCGTGCCTTCGTGGTCAGTTCGTTCGGCAAGACCTACCATGTGACCGGTTGGAAAACTGGCTACGTGATCGCGCCACCGGCCCTGAGTGCCGAGCTGCGCAAGGTGCACCAGTACGTCAATTTCTGCGGCGTCACGCCGTTGCAGTGCGCGCTGGCCGACTTCATGGCCGAGCACCCCGAGCACCTCGATGAACTGCCAGGCTTCTACCAGGCCAAGCGCGACCTGTTCTGCGATTTGCTCGAAGGTTCGCGCTTCAGTTTCCGCCGCACGGCCGGCACCTATTTCCAGCTGGTGGACTATTCGCAGATCCGCCCGGACCTGAACGATGTCGAGATGTCGTTGTGGCTGACCCGTGAGCACGGCGTGGCGACCATTCCGGTGTCGGTGTTCTACCAGCAACCCATCCCCGAGCAACGCCTGGTGCGCCTGTGCTTTGCCAAACGTGAGGAGACGCTGCGTCAGGCGGCGGAAAAGCTATGCGCGATCTGA
- a CDS encoding amidohydrolase codes for MRDLSTLPDLKIALVQTTLAWHDREANYAHFEELLKQVGEVDLVILPEMFTTGFSMQSESLAEPENGPTYKWLKAQAKKYDAVITGSVIIQAADGSHRNRLLWARPDGEILHYDKRHLFRMAGEHKHYTPGERQVQFEIKGWRVRPLICYDLRFPVWSRDAQDTDLLLYTANWPAARRQHWNRLLPARGIENLCFVAAVNRVGTDGKGFAYSGDSQVLDFQGESLLSAGEADGVFTVVLRAAELAAYRAKFPANLDADTFELH; via the coding sequence ATGCGCGATCTGAGTACACTGCCCGACCTGAAAATCGCCTTGGTGCAGACCACCCTGGCCTGGCACGACCGCGAGGCCAATTATGCGCACTTCGAGGAACTGCTGAAGCAAGTGGGTGAGGTGGACCTGGTGATCCTGCCAGAGATGTTCACCACCGGCTTCTCGATGCAGTCCGAAAGCCTGGCCGAGCCCGAGAACGGCCCGACCTACAAATGGCTCAAGGCCCAGGCGAAGAAGTACGACGCGGTGATCACCGGCAGCGTGATCATCCAGGCCGCCGATGGCAGCCACCGCAACCGCCTGCTGTGGGCGCGCCCGGACGGTGAGATCTTGCACTACGACAAGCGCCATCTGTTCCGCATGGCGGGTGAGCACAAGCATTACACCCCCGGCGAGCGTCAGGTGCAGTTCGAGATCAAGGGCTGGCGGGTACGCCCGTTGATCTGCTACGACCTGCGCTTCCCGGTGTGGAGCCGTGATGCCCAGGACACCGACCTGCTGCTGTACACCGCCAACTGGCCGGCGGCGCGCCGCCAGCACTGGAATCGACTGCTGCCGGCGCGGGGCATCGAGAACCTGTGCTTTGTCGCGGCGGTGAACCGCGTGGGCACCGATGGCAAAGGCTTCGCCTATTCCGGTGACAGCCAAGTGCTGGACTTCCAGGGCGAGAGCCTGCTCAGTGCTGGCGAAGCGGACGGGGTGTTCACGGTGGTGTTGAGAGCGGCGGAGCTGGCGGCGTACCGGGCCAAGTTCCCGGCGAACCTGGATGCCGATACCTTCGAGCTGCACTAA